The genomic stretch TGTGGATAACTATATTCGACAGTTTTCACTTATTCACATCACTTATCGACAGCTTCTACACAAAATCTAGTGCTGTGGACAGTTTAAATCCACAAGATATGTCCTCTGTGGATAACCACTTGAAAAACATTGCAAACAAGCTATTCTTTTGTTATGATATTTGTGTTTTAACTCGTGAATAAGATTAACGACCACAAAAACAATCCACAGTCTGTGGATAAAAATGTGGACAGTTATTAAGAGGTGTTATTCATCGTATCCACAGCGGTGTGAACACAGTCGATAATTCGACTTTCTTCTATATTATATGATCCACTTCGATACTGTGGACAGTATAATTATTCGTGAATATTCAAATGATTGTACAAAGGTTGTACGTTGGCACATTAGGCGACTATCGTCAGCGATTACAGCCTGTTTTTATTTGGGTGAAAATGCAGTTTACCTATTGATCTAAGTATCATTAATAGAAGTAAACCGGTTTGCCCTAGTTAGATATTTTTGAACAAAAGGAGGGACTTCGTTGGATAACATCACGGATCTCTGGCAACAGGCTCTATCCGAAATCGAAAAAAAGTTAAGCAAGCCCAGCTTCGAAACCTGGCTCAAGTCTACTTCTGCAAACCGTATGGAAGGCGACACAATTATTATTACTGCCCCCAACGAGTTCGCTAGAGACTGGCTTGAGTCACGATATTCAAGTTTAATAACGGAAACGTTGCTTGAGCTGACCGGAAGTGAATTACAAGCTAAGTTCATTATTCCCCAAAATCAGTCAGATGCTGATTTGGATCTAGAACAAGCTATGAAAAAAAAGCCTAAGGGAAATCCGGCTCAGGAAGAACACCCTCAAAGTGTGCTTAATTCAAAATATACCTTTGATACGTTTGTTATTGGATCTGGAAATCGATTTGCGCATGCTGCTTCTTTAGCCGTAGCTGAAGCACCAGCCAAAGCGTATAATCCGCTATTTATATATGGAGGAGTTGGGCTTGGAAAAACCCATTTGATGCATGCTATTGGTCATTATGTTATCGAGCATAATCCAAATGCGAAGGTGGTTTATTTATCATCGGAAAAATTTACAAACGAATTTATTAATTCCATTCGAGATAATAAAACCGTTAATTTTCGAAACAAGTATCGTAATGTAGATGTACTACTGATTGATGATATTCAATTCCTGGCAGGAAAAGAACAAACGCAAGAGGAGTTTTTCCATACATTCAATGCTCTTCATGAAGAAAGTAAACAAATCGTTATTTCAAGTGATCGACCACCTAAGGAAATTCCTACACTAGAAGATCGACTTCGATCACGATTTGAGTGGGGACTGATTACTGATATTACGCCTCCTGACCTGGAAACAAGGATTGCTATTCTTAGAAAGAAAGCAAAAGCAGAAGGTCTTGATATCCCAAATGAAGTGATGCTCTATATAGCCAATCAAATTGACACCAATATTCGTGAACTTGAAGGTGCACTCATACGCGTAGTGGCCTATTCTTCATTAATTAATCAAGATATGAATGCAGACCTTGCAGCTGAGGCGTTAAAAAACATTATCCCCTCTTCAAAACCAAGGGTGATTACGATTCATGATATCCAAACTGTCATAGGAGATCATTTTTCAGTAAAACTCGAAGACTTTGCGGCGAAGAAAAGAACAAAATCTGTTGCATTTCCTCGTCAAATTGCCATGTACCTTTCGAGAGAGCTTACCGATTTCTCGCTTCCAAAAATCGGAGAAGAATTTGGTGGAAGAGATCATACAACAGTCATTCACGCACATGAGAAGATCTCGAAACTAGTGGATTCTGACCAAGCTTTTCAAAAGAAACTACAAGATATCGTCGAACAACTAAAAAACGGATAAGACTCTTTTTGTGGATAGTAGTTAATAGAGTGTGTACAATTATCAACAGTTACTAACACACTGTCCACAGGTGGATAACTTGTTCGTTATGGGTTTGTGAGCACTTATCCACACATTCACAGCCCCTACTAGTAAGACTACGACTTTTTTTAAGTAATAATTATATAATCTGGATCATTTATTTAGGAGGTAAATTATGCGTTTCAAGATCGAAAGAGATTATCTAGTATCAAGCGTATCTGATGTAATGAAAGCAGTGTCTTCAAGAACAACGATACCTATTCTTACGGGGATTAAAATTGTAGCAAGTGATGAAGGCGTAACGTTAACAGGATCTGACTCAGATATTTCAATCGAATGTTTCATTCCCTCAGAAGAAAATGATAAACAAATTGTTGAAATCTCTCAGATGGGAAGCATCGTACTTCAAGCTCGATTCTTTTCTGATATCGTTAAAAAGCTACCAGGTGATCAAGTTGAGATAGAAGTACACGATAGTTTAACAACAAGAATCCGTTCAGGTTCTTCAGAATTCAACTTAAACGGTTTGGATCCTGAAGAATATCCTCGTTTACCTGAAGTGGAAGCACAAGAAGGTTTTCAGATCCAGGCAGACTTACTAAAAAACATTATCAGGCAAACAGTATTTGCTGTTTCTACATCAGAAACTAGACCGGTGTTAACAGGTGTAAACTGGAAGCTAGAGGATGGCGAACTTAACTGTACTGCTACAGATAGTCATAGACTTGCACTCCGCACAGTTAAAGTTGAACCAAATGGTAATGACCTTTCTTTTTCAAATGTAGTAATTCCAGGTAAAAGTCTAAGTGAGCTTTCTAAAATCATCGATGATAACGAAGAACTTGTTGATATTACAGTTACTGAAAATCAAATATTGTTTAAATCAAATCACATTCTTTTCTTCTCGAGACTTCTTGATGGCAACTATCCAGATACAAGCCGATTGATCCCAAATGAAAGTAAAACAAACGTAACAGTTTCTGCAAAAGAATTGTTACAAGCAATCGATCGTGCATCGGTATTAGCACGAGAAGGAAGAAATAACGTAGTAAAACTCGCTAGCCTTGAAGAATCAACACTAGAGATTTCTTCGAATTCCCCTGAAATTGGGAAAGTTATTGAACAAGTACAATCACATTCTTTTGATGGTGAGGAACTTAAAATTTCATTTAGTGCAAAATACATGATGGATGCTTTAAGGTCAATGGACACTAACGAAGTGAATATTAGCTTCACGGGGGCTATGAGACCTTTCTTAATTAAACCAATCGAAGGTGCTGCGATTATGCAGTTAATCCTCCCTGTCCGAACTTATTAAAATCTAACAAGTTTTTACTGTGGCCACTGAGAAGTTTTCCTTCCAGTGGCTTTATTTTTTTTAGCTATTTATGAAATTTCCATGCGATTATTCATGCGTTATAATAAAAAAAGAGTTATAATAAACTATTGTCATCCTTCAGACTCTATATAGTAAGATGGAGCAGGAGGAAAATGAGGTGAACGAACGTGAATGAAATTAAATTAATTAAAGAATTCATCACTCTTGGACAACTTCTTCAAGAAGCAGGAGTGATCAATACAGGCGGAATGGCAAAGTGGTTCCTGTCAGAGTATGAGGTCTATGTAAACGGAGAATTAGAAGACCGACGTGGCAGAAAACTCTACACCAAGGATACCGTTATGATTCCTGGGGTAGGAGAGTTTGTTGTATCTAGCTGAATGGGGGTTTCCCGTTGCATCTAAACACATTAAAAGTAACGAATTATCGTAATTATCATAAACAAGAACTTCAGTTCGAAAATAACGTAAATGTTTTTCTCGGCGAGAATGCGCAAGGAAAAACAAATATCATGGAAGCCATCTATGTCCTTGCTATGGCAAGGTCCCATCGTACACCAAGAGATAAAGAATTAATCAATTGGGACGAGGAATATGCTAAAATAGAAGGTAGAATTGAAAAACGAAATGGTCCCCTCTCCCTCCAACTGGTTATTTCCCAAAAAGGTAAAAAAGCCAAGCTAAATCAATTGGAACAGCAGAAGCTTAGCAACTATATTGGTGCCATGAATGTTGTCATGTTTGCACCAGAGGATCTCAATCTGGTTAAAGGTAATCCTGGCGTGCGCAGAAGGTTTATTGATATTGAGATTGGCCAGGTTCAACCCGTTTATCTTTATCATCTGGGACGATACCTTAAACTTCTTCAGCAGCGAAACAGCTTATTGAAGACGATGCGATATCAAAAGAAGCCTGATTATGTCATGCTTGATATTTTGACCGAACAATTAATAGAAGCAGCTGCGAATATCTATTTACGACGAGTACGATTCGTTCAACTCCTGCAACAATGGGCTGAACCAATTCATTATGGGATTAGTAGAGGACTAGAAAAACTCGAAATCCATTATAATCCGACGGTTGAGGTATCAGAACCAACGGATTTGTCGAAAATAGTAGATGGATATAAGGAAAAGTTTGATAAAATTAAAGAGAGAGAAGTTGAGCGTGGCGTCACGCTCGCGGGACCGCACCGAGATGATTTGTCGTTTTTTGTAAATGGAAAGGACGTTCAAACGTATGGATCCCAGGGACAACAGCGAACAACTGCTTTATCCCTGAAACTCGCTGAAATTGAATTAATTCATAGTGAAGTAGGCGAATATCCTTTACTTCTACTCGATGACGTACTGTCAGAGTTAGATGACTTTAGACAGTCTCATCTTTTAAATACGATTCAAGGAAAAGTTCAAACGTTTGTGACCACAACGAGCGTTGAAGGCATCCATCATGAAACGCTTGAAAAAGCGACGACTTTTCAAGTTCAAGAAGGACTAATCGAAAAGGTGAAATGAGGTGAAGTGTTGTTTATACACTTAGGAGAGGACGTTGTCGTCCAATCGAGAGATGTTGTAGGAATCTTTGATTGGCAAGTTATGGAGGAAGCAGAGATCACGAGTGAATTTTTGCATCGCCATCAAAAAGACAGGCTAGTAGAAGACATCGGTGGTGATTTAACGAAATCGATCGTTATCACGACTGATACGGTCTATTTGTCTCCTTTATCTTCACTCACACTAAAAAGACGAGCATACACAATCTCAGATAGTGTGGAAGTTACATCAAATGGAGAATCATCTTAAAACCAGGTTGTCTGATCATCAGCAAGCTGAATTGAGTCTATCTTTGATAGAGAAATGTAGGTGAACAATATGACATTAGAGCAACAGTCGAATAAAGAAAGTTATGATGAAAGTCAGATTCAGGTCCTTGAAGGACTTGAGGCTGTTCGAAAACGTCCAGGTATGTATATCGGTTCAACGAGTAGCCGTGGACTGCATCACCTTGTATGGGAAATTGTCGATAACAGTATTGATGAAGCCCTTGCAGGTTACTGTTCGCAAATTACTGTAAGTATTGAGAAGGACAATAGTATTACGGTTGAAGATAACGGACGAGGAATCCCGGTCGGAATTCAAGAAAAAATGGGACGTCCTGCAGTTGAAGTTATTATGACCGTACTGCATGCCGGCGGTAAGTTTGGCGGCGGCGGATATAAAGTATCTGGTGGACTGCACGGTGTGGGGGCATCTGTAGTAAATGCTTTATCCTCTAAGCTTGAAATTACAGTAGAGCGTGAAGGAAAAGTTTATTATCAGAGCTATACGCGCGGTGTACCTGATGAAGATCTTAAGGTGATTGGTGAAAGTGATGTGACGGGAACAACGATTCACTTCATCCCAGATAACGAGATTTTTACTGAAACAACAGAGTATGAATTTGATATTCTTGCTCACCGCCTTAGAGAGCTTGCATTCCTAAACCGTGGAATCATGATTGTTGCACAGGACAAGCGTCCTGAAGAAACGAAACGCAACGAATACCATTATGAGGGTGGTATTAAGTCTTACGTAGAACATTTGAATCGTTCTCGAGAAGCTTTACACGAAGAACCAATCTTTGTGGAAGGTGAACGTGAAGGGATTTCTGTAGAAATTGCCGTTCAATATAACGATGGATTTGCAAGTAACATTTATTCTTTTGCAAATAACATCAATACCCATGAAGGTGGAAGTCACGAATATGGCTTTAAGACGGCTCTTACTCGCGTAATTAATGACTATGCACGTAAAAATAGCTTGTTCCGTGAAACGGATCCAAACCTAACAGGTGACGATGTTCGCGAAGGACTAACAGCCATCATTTCGATTAAACATCCTGATCCGCAGTTCGAAGGTCAGACGAAAACGAAGCTTGGAAATGCTGAAGCTCGTACCATTACCGAATCAATCTTTGGAGAGAAGTTCTCTACTTTCCTTTTTGAAAACCCCCTCGTTGCAAAGCAAATTGTTGAAAAAGGTCTAATGGCTTCAAGAGCACGTGCTGCAGCAAAGAAAGCAAGGGAGTTAACAAGAAGAAAAGGAGCACTCGAAGTAAGTGCACTTCCTGGTAAGTTAGCGGATTGCTCTTCTAAAGATGCATCGATCTCTGAAATTTATATCGTTGAGGGTGATTCAGCCGGCGGATCTGCAAAGCAGGGACGTGATCGTCACTTCCAGGCTATTCTACCTCTGAAAGGTAAAATTCTTAATGTGGAAAAAGCGCGTCTAGATAAAATCCTTTCAAACAATGAGATTAGAGCCATTATCACGGCACTAGGAACAGGGATTGGAGAAGATTTTGATTTAGCAAAAGCTCGATATCATAAGTTGATCATCATGACAGATGCCGATGTTGATGGTGCACATATTCGAACGCTCTTATTAACATTCTTCTATCGCTATATGCGCCCGTTAATTGAAAACGGCTATGTCTATATTGCTCAACCACCTTTGTATAAGATTTCTCAAGGGAAAAAAGTGACTTACGCTTATAATGACCGTGAGCTTGATGTCATCTTAAATGAGATTCCGAAAAACCCTAAGCCTGGTATTCAGCGTTACAAAGGTCTTGGAGAAATGAACCCAACGCAGCTATGGGAAACAACGATGGATCCTGAATCACGTACAGTGTTGCAGGTAGAATTGCAGGATGCTATTGAAGCGGATGAAGTGTTTGATATGCTCATGGGTGATCGTGTTGAACCGAGACGAAACTTTATTCAAGACAATGCTCATTACGTAAAGAATTTAGACGTTTAAGAGACAAAGGGGGGTATCCCCCTTTTCTTCTGTTTCTATTAAGTGGTTACTTTAAAAGACAATATAGAGTAACGAAAAGATCTTTAGCTAAATGTTATGAGATGAACAAGAGTATAATTGGAGGTTTTCCGTATGTCTGATATGGAAAGATCGAGAGTTAAAGAAATAAATATTAGTCAGGAAATGCGCACCTCCTTCATGGATTATGCGATGAGCGTTATTGTAAGTCGTGCTCTTCCTGATGTGCGAGATGGTTTAAAACCAGTACATCGACGAATTTTATATGCGATGAACGACCTTGGTATGACTTCTGATAAGGCTTATAAAAAGTCTGCGCGTATTGTTGGAGAAGTTATTGGTAAGTACCACCCACACGGTGATTCAGCTGTATATGACACAATGGTACGTATGGCTCAAGACTTCAGCTATCGTAATATGCTTATTGACGGGCATGGGAACTTTGGTTCTATTGATGGTGATTCAGCAGCTGCAATGCGTTACACAGAAGCAAGAATGTCCAAGATTGCCATGGAAATGGTGCGAGATATTAATAAAGATACCATCGATTATCAGGACAACTATGATGGTTCTGAACAAGAACCCATCGTTCTTCCAGCAAGGTTTCCTAATCTACTTGTAAATGGTGCTTCAGGAATTGCCGTCGGAATGGCGACAAACATCCCACCACATAATCTTGGCGAAGTAATCTCAGGAATTTTAGAACTAAGTAAAAATCCTGAGATGACAATTCCTGAACTAATGGAATTTATTCCTGGACCAGACTTCCCAACAGCAGCTGAAATTCTTGGACGTGAAGGAATTCGCAAAGCTTATACAACTGGAAGAGGTTCAATCATCCAGCGTGCAAAAGCTGAAATCGAGGAATTCAGCAATGGTAAGAAAACAATCATTGTTTCTGAGCTTCCTTATCAGGTTAATAAAGCACGTCTTGTCGAGAAAATTGCAGAACTTGTTCGTGATAAGAAGATTGAAGGAATCACCGATCTACGCGACGAATCTGACCGTACAGGTATGCGAGTGGTGATTGAAGTTCGTAAAGATGCAAATGCAAATGTTCTATTAAATAACTTATATAAACAAACGGCACTTCAAACTAGCTTTGGTATTAACACTCTTGCATTAGTAGATGGACAGCCTAAAGTATTAACTTTGAAAGAATGTCTAGAACACTATCTTGAGCATCAGAAGGTCGTTATTAAAAGAAGAACGCAATTTGAGTTAAATAAAGCGGAAGCAAGAGCTCATATATTAGAAGGTTTGCGAATCGCACTTGATCACTTAGATGAAGTAATCAAATTGATTCGTGCTTCTGAGACGACAGATATTGCTAGAGAAGGTCTGATGACTAAGTTCTCCTTAAGCTATGAGCAGTCTCAAGCCATTCTTGATATGAGACTGCAGCGTCTTACTGGTTTAGAACGAGATAAGATCGAATCTGAATATCAGGAATTAATGAAGCGAATCGCAGAATTAAAAGCTATTCTTGCTGATGAAGAGAAAGTTCTTGAAATCATTCGCGAAGAGCTAACAGAGGTAAAAGAAAGATTTGCTGACAAACGTCGTACCGAAATCACAGTTGGTTTCGATATGATCGAAGATGAAGATCTTATTCCTAAACAGAATATCGTGATCACCTTAACTCACAAAGGGTATATTAAGAGATTGCCTATCGATACGTACCGAAGTCAAAAGCGTGGCGGTCGTGGAATCCAGGGGATGGGTACAAACGACGGAGATTTCGTCGAACACTTATTTACAACACTTACGCATAACACCATTCTGTTCTTTACGAATAAAGGTAAAGTATACAGAATGAAGGGATATGAAGTACCTGAACTTAGTCGAACAGCAAAAGGGATCCCAATCATTAACCTGCTCCAGATCGAAAAGGATGAATATATCACTGCGATTATTCCTATAGAAGAATTCGTTGATGATTGGTTCGTGTTCTTTGCGACAAAGCAGGGTGTTATCAAACGTTCGCCACTTTCTGCTTTTGCGAATATCCGAAAAGGTGGACTCATTGCCATCAACTTTAAAGAAGACGATGAGTTAATGGGTGTTCGACTAACAAATGGATCGAAAGAGCTAATCATGGGAACAAAACAAGGGATGGCGATTCGTTTCCATGAAGAAGACGTTAGATCTATGGGCCGAACAGCTACTGGTGTTAAGGGAATTACGCTACAAGAGAATGACCAGGTTGTTGGTATAGGTATTCTAGATGAAAATCAGGATGTCCTTATCGTCACAGATAAAGGGTTTGGTAAGAGAACACCTGTTGAAGAATATCGCGTTCAAACAAGAGGCGGTAAAGGGATTAAGACGTGTAACCTCACAGAGCGTAATGGTGTGTTAACAGCCCTGAAAACTGTCACACTTGAAGAAGAATGTATGATCATTACTGAGAGTGGTGTCATTATTCGTATCGATGTACAGGATATTTCTCAAACTGGAAGAAACACTCAAGGCGTGAGATTAATCCGTATCTCTGAAGGAGACTCTGTCGCGACGGTCGCAAAAGTTGAGATCAATGAAGAAGGCATTGAAGGTGAGGACATTGAAGAGTCTGAAGCTACTGATGGAATTGCTGAGGAAATCATTGATGTTGAAGCTGAGGAAGTCTCAGAAGATGACGAAAATAATGGTTCAACAACAGAAGAAGAGTAACTTTTTAAAGAAGAGGAGAAATCCTCTTCTTTTTTTGTTGTTTACTATTGCAATAATAAATAGCAGATGGTAAGATGTAATTCCGTCGCATTGACGGTGTCTCCAAAACCTTATTAATCGGTTTTAAAAACTTTTTAAAAAAGTGTTGACGAGATAATGTGTTGCATGATATATTATTTAAGTCGCCGATAAAAAAACGGCGGAAACGAAAGAAACAAATTGCTCTTTGAAAACTGAACGAAACGCCATGTAAGTAGTTGTTTCTACGGAAACAAAACATTGTTTTAAAAGCTAGATTAAGCTTTCTATCGGAGAGTTTGATCCTGGCTCAGGACGAACGCTGGCGGCGTGCCTAATACATGCAAGTCGAGCGAAGAGATGGGAGCTTGCTCCCTGATCTTAGCGGCGGACGGGTGAGTAACACGTGGGCAACCTGCCCTGCAGACTGGGATAACTCCGGGAAACCGGAGCTAATACCGGGTAATACATCGCACCGCATGGTGCAATGTTGAAAGTTGGCTTTCTGAGCTAACACTGCAGGATGGGCCCGCGGCGCATTAGCTAGTTGGTAAGGTAATGGCTTACCAAGGCGACGATGCGTAGCCGACCTGAGAGGGTGATCGGCCACACTGGGACTGAGACACGGCCCAGACTCCTACGGGAGGCAGCAGTAGGGAATCTTCCGCAATGGACGAAAGTCTGACGGAGCAACGCCGCGTGAGTGACGAAGGCCTTCGGGTCGTAAAGCTCTGTTGTTAGGGAAGAACAAGTACCGTTCGAATAGGGCGGTACCTTGACGGTACCTAACCAGAAAGCCACGGCTAACTACGTGCCAGCAGCCGCGGTAATACGTAGGTGGCAAGCGTTGTCCGGAATTATTGGGCGTAAAGCGCGCGCAGGCGGTCTTTTAAGTCTGATGTGAAAGCCCACGGCTCAACCGTGGAGGGTCATTGGAAACTGGAGGACTTGAGTGCAGAAGAGGAGAGTGGAATTCCACGTGTAGCGGTGAAATGCGTAGATATGTGGAGGAACACCAGTGGCGAAGGCGGCTCTC from Bacillus sp. Cs-700 encodes the following:
- the dnaA gene encoding chromosomal replication initiator protein DnaA — encoded protein: MDNITDLWQQALSEIEKKLSKPSFETWLKSTSANRMEGDTIIITAPNEFARDWLESRYSSLITETLLELTGSELQAKFIIPQNQSDADLDLEQAMKKKPKGNPAQEEHPQSVLNSKYTFDTFVIGSGNRFAHAASLAVAEAPAKAYNPLFIYGGVGLGKTHLMHAIGHYVIEHNPNAKVVYLSSEKFTNEFINSIRDNKTVNFRNKYRNVDVLLIDDIQFLAGKEQTQEEFFHTFNALHEESKQIVISSDRPPKEIPTLEDRLRSRFEWGLITDITPPDLETRIAILRKKAKAEGLDIPNEVMLYIANQIDTNIRELEGALIRVVAYSSLINQDMNADLAAEALKNIIPSSKPRVITIHDIQTVIGDHFSVKLEDFAAKKRTKSVAFPRQIAMYLSRELTDFSLPKIGEEFGGRDHTTVIHAHEKISKLVDSDQAFQKKLQDIVEQLKNG
- the dnaN gene encoding DNA polymerase III subunit beta, with protein sequence MRFKIERDYLVSSVSDVMKAVSSRTTIPILTGIKIVASDEGVTLTGSDSDISIECFIPSEENDKQIVEISQMGSIVLQARFFSDIVKKLPGDQVEIEVHDSLTTRIRSGSSEFNLNGLDPEEYPRLPEVEAQEGFQIQADLLKNIIRQTVFAVSTSETRPVLTGVNWKLEDGELNCTATDSHRLALRTVKVEPNGNDLSFSNVVIPGKSLSELSKIIDDNEELVDITVTENQILFKSNHILFFSRLLDGNYPDTSRLIPNESKTNVTVSAKELLQAIDRASVLAREGRNNVVKLASLEESTLEISSNSPEIGKVIEQVQSHSFDGEELKISFSAKYMMDALRSMDTNEVNISFTGAMRPFLIKPIEGAAIMQLILPVRTY
- the yaaA gene encoding S4 domain-containing protein YaaA, with product MNEIKLIKEFITLGQLLQEAGVINTGGMAKWFLSEYEVYVNGELEDRRGRKLYTKDTVMIPGVGEFVVSS
- the recF gene encoding DNA replication/repair protein RecF, producing the protein MHLNTLKVTNYRNYHKQELQFENNVNVFLGENAQGKTNIMEAIYVLAMARSHRTPRDKELINWDEEYAKIEGRIEKRNGPLSLQLVISQKGKKAKLNQLEQQKLSNYIGAMNVVMFAPEDLNLVKGNPGVRRRFIDIEIGQVQPVYLYHLGRYLKLLQQRNSLLKTMRYQKKPDYVMLDILTEQLIEAAANIYLRRVRFVQLLQQWAEPIHYGISRGLEKLEIHYNPTVEVSEPTDLSKIVDGYKEKFDKIKEREVERGVTLAGPHRDDLSFFVNGKDVQTYGSQGQQRTTALSLKLAEIELIHSEVGEYPLLLLDDVLSELDDFRQSHLLNTIQGKVQTFVTTTSVEGIHHETLEKATTFQVQEGLIEKVK
- a CDS encoding extracellular matrix/biofilm biosynthesis regulator RemA family protein, whose translation is MFIHLGEDVVVQSRDVVGIFDWQVMEEAEITSEFLHRHQKDRLVEDIGGDLTKSIVITTDTVYLSPLSSLTLKRRAYTISDSVEVTSNGESS
- the gyrB gene encoding DNA topoisomerase (ATP-hydrolyzing) subunit B; the encoded protein is MTLEQQSNKESYDESQIQVLEGLEAVRKRPGMYIGSTSSRGLHHLVWEIVDNSIDEALAGYCSQITVSIEKDNSITVEDNGRGIPVGIQEKMGRPAVEVIMTVLHAGGKFGGGGYKVSGGLHGVGASVVNALSSKLEITVEREGKVYYQSYTRGVPDEDLKVIGESDVTGTTIHFIPDNEIFTETTEYEFDILAHRLRELAFLNRGIMIVAQDKRPEETKRNEYHYEGGIKSYVEHLNRSREALHEEPIFVEGEREGISVEIAVQYNDGFASNIYSFANNINTHEGGSHEYGFKTALTRVINDYARKNSLFRETDPNLTGDDVREGLTAIISIKHPDPQFEGQTKTKLGNAEARTITESIFGEKFSTFLFENPLVAKQIVEKGLMASRARAAAKKARELTRRKGALEVSALPGKLADCSSKDASISEIYIVEGDSAGGSAKQGRDRHFQAILPLKGKILNVEKARLDKILSNNEIRAIITALGTGIGEDFDLAKARYHKLIIMTDADVDGAHIRTLLLTFFYRYMRPLIENGYVYIAQPPLYKISQGKKVTYAYNDRELDVILNEIPKNPKPGIQRYKGLGEMNPTQLWETTMDPESRTVLQVELQDAIEADEVFDMLMGDRVEPRRNFIQDNAHYVKNLDV
- the gyrA gene encoding DNA gyrase subunit A, coding for MSDMERSRVKEINISQEMRTSFMDYAMSVIVSRALPDVRDGLKPVHRRILYAMNDLGMTSDKAYKKSARIVGEVIGKYHPHGDSAVYDTMVRMAQDFSYRNMLIDGHGNFGSIDGDSAAAMRYTEARMSKIAMEMVRDINKDTIDYQDNYDGSEQEPIVLPARFPNLLVNGASGIAVGMATNIPPHNLGEVISGILELSKNPEMTIPELMEFIPGPDFPTAAEILGREGIRKAYTTGRGSIIQRAKAEIEEFSNGKKTIIVSELPYQVNKARLVEKIAELVRDKKIEGITDLRDESDRTGMRVVIEVRKDANANVLLNNLYKQTALQTSFGINTLALVDGQPKVLTLKECLEHYLEHQKVVIKRRTQFELNKAEARAHILEGLRIALDHLDEVIKLIRASETTDIAREGLMTKFSLSYEQSQAILDMRLQRLTGLERDKIESEYQELMKRIAELKAILADEEKVLEIIREELTEVKERFADKRRTEITVGFDMIEDEDLIPKQNIVITLTHKGYIKRLPIDTYRSQKRGGRGIQGMGTNDGDFVEHLFTTLTHNTILFFTNKGKVYRMKGYEVPELSRTAKGIPIINLLQIEKDEYITAIIPIEEFVDDWFVFFATKQGVIKRSPLSAFANIRKGGLIAINFKEDDELMGVRLTNGSKELIMGTKQGMAIRFHEEDVRSMGRTATGVKGITLQENDQVVGIGILDENQDVLIVTDKGFGKRTPVEEYRVQTRGGKGIKTCNLTERNGVLTALKTVTLEEECMIITESGVIIRIDVQDISQTGRNTQGVRLIRISEGDSVATVAKVEINEEGIEGEDIEESEATDGIAEEIIDVEAEEVSEDDENNGSTTEEE